The genomic window CCTCTCTGTCTATGGGTTGTATTTATGCTCCATCATCCCGGGTCCTTCCACGTGTTTGCTGTtcccaaacatcctttcacctgtgtctgcttcagaaaaacattccTTCTTGTGTCCAGCAAAAGGTCCCTCCACCTGTGTGCGCCAGCAAACCATCACTTGATGTGTCTGACttcccaaagaaactagaagtttcgcTTTACTCCAGCATTCCAGGCTGTTGtctgtccttgggcaagtggGGCGGGCATTTTTTAATAGACCTCTTAAACAcagtaatttaaatttaaaacacagcTTTAGCATCCACAGTACTGCATATATTCCAGTACATCTGGAAGAAtctaaagaaacagaggcagagagaagcgtGCACAGAATATATTCTTCAAAGCGGGCATGCCAGGCTTTTTCCACAAGGAAACAAGGAGGGCTAGACAGCCAGGTGCCTTACACCtgtatttatgtctgtctgtctatttgtttatttattggttttgttttccaaaaagttttcatgtgtttgttttgtcattgttgtttgagatagggtttcactttgtagcccaggctagccccaaactcctgattcttctgccttaggCTTCCAAGTACTAGGACCCCAATCTATACCACTAAGCCTGGCTCTCAGCCTCACTCTTTGGAGTAGATGTGTCTGGTCCTCCTTTGGGACCATGTGTGCCCTGGAGGGTAAACGCGTTGCTCCTGCTCCCATCTGTAATTGGCAGAGGTGAACCGGTGACTCAGGTCGATGATCCCTGACCCATTTTCTGCATCGACTCAGGTCGACGATCCCTGACCCATTTTCTGCATCACACTTGCAATATGCAAGTGATGGGGGGGGGTGGCTGCGGCCGCTGAGCCACAGTTTGCAGTAGGCTCTTTTGCGAAGTGTAGAGATCATTGGATTTGGTCTTTGGGTCTACATGTATTGCTAATGACTACCGAGGACTAGCCAACCCAAACCCAGTGTGGAGGTAGGCAAGCAGGTGTGCTATGTAGACCTCACAGCAAAGTGAGTGTGAAGGTTTGGGGTGAGCTCAAGACTGTCCCAAATGGAGGCTGTAAGACTTGGTGGAACGCTAGGTGGCTGCACTCCAATTCCTCAAATCCTGTCGCTCCTTGCTGACTGAccacagtgctgtggaagtgggTGACATAGCAAATATCTCGACAGCTAAGTGTCGTAGTAAAGATCATTCTGGAAGTTTTTTACCCTCCTTAGACCACATACTTCTCAAATCAAAAACACAAAAGTCTTTTAAGCCTTAAAGCACTAGAGCGGGGCCGACATCAGCCCTCTGCTAGTTTGTTTACTTCCCTGTCAGTAACCCCGGGACATCACGTGCCATGTTCCGCCTGCGCCACTCCTGCTCCAACAGCCCGGCCCTCATGGCCGTGTGCTCAGGGTCCAACTACCCCATGGtggcctcttccttcttcctcttggcTCCTCCAGATTGCTGCCCAGCACCCCAAGCCCTGGAACCTTGCCCAGCCCAGGCTGTAGGCAGCTCATTAACCAATCATAGGTAACTTGGATAACTTGGAGGGCAGGTCTACACAACAGAAGCTGGTATATGTGGGGATTGGCTCGTCTTGAAGCAACCACATCTTAGGGTCCAGTATATACCATTTGAACACATAGCGGCACCAGACCAACCCTTACCACATGGcattcataaccatctgtaactccagtaccagggaatccaacacctttttttctggcctctgaaggcactacATGCACATAGTggtgcacagatatgcatgcGGGCATGTAAGGGTGgctatctatacacataaaataaaaatgaaagtgtaAAGGCTTAAAATTGTATTGTCGACACTCTCAAAACCTTAGAAAGCTACAATCACCAATGctgaggagggaaaaggactggaAATGTAAGGCCCTCCGAGTCCGGACAGTGGGTTTGAGTCCTGAATAGAACCCTAGGCTTCCTACATGTTAGCCAAATACTCTACCATCTGAGCCACAACCCCAGGCCAGGCCTTTCTTTGTGTGATCACTTGTCCAGTTGTGTCACTGCCTAGGCGCAGCAACCATCATTTATTAGGAATAGAATTCCTTTGACTAAACAATATAAAGGAAACTCACTGAAGAGCAAGCCCAGAGGCAGTCTCCACTGTGGCACTGACGTAACTAAACACAGCCGTTTGTCTTTTAGGAAGCTCAGTGGACATGCTCTACAGTTTTGCCAAGTGCTCCAGGTTAGACCTGATCTTTGGTCTAAATGCGTTACTGCGAACCCCAGACCTGCGGTGGAACAGCTCCAATGCCCAACTTCTCCTCAACTACTGCTCCTCCAAGGGTTATAACATCTCCTGGGAACTGGGCAACGGTACGTACCAGGGAGCATTTCACTCACAGATTCATTCCCATgatgatatttttctctttttgtattcCATATTTatattccatctttttttttttttttttggccactGAGTCCCAGGATCCCTGTCTCTGATTCCCAGCCATTGCTGGGTTATAGGTGTACTACTGTGCCAAGcatttcatgtgggtcctgggaatatAAACTCGGGCATTCTTGCTTTCTACAGCAAACACTTTGTTAACTGAGCCATTACCCTTCCTTAAATGCTGGTGGTTTTGGTTACatttgtctgtccatctgtctttccttctttttctttcttcctgcctttctttttcaaatgtgttgttgttgttgttgttgttgttgttacatatGTGATAGGGCACAGTcacatgccatggcacacacatgaacaggtcagaggacagttttgcgAAGTCAGCTGTCCTTCTGGCTCCACGCGTGTTCTAGGGAATGCATCACCTTCTCGTGAGCACATCTTCgtgttgttttgagataagaaAAACTATAGGAGCCATCAGCCCCAGGCTCCCCCCAGATTCCCACGAGCCTTGCAGTCTTTTAAACCTCTTGTGCTTAGCACACTGGACTTGGCGAAACCGTGAGGTTGGCAGTTTGATTTTATTCTTCCTTACATTTGTTTCTCGGTCTGTCAGGCAATCGCCATGTGGCAGTTTGAAGACAAATGTCCCTGTAGGCTGAGGTCTGCGCAGACTGGGTCCTCCACTGGAAGAACTGTTTGGGGAGGGAATTgccagaggaagtgtgtcactgggcacCAGCTTTAAGGGCTATGACCTCaccccacatctctctctctctttctctctctctctctctctctctctgtctctgtctctctctctctgtctctctctctctgtctctctctctctctctctctctctctttctctttctctcatttcttctggtctggagagatggctcagtggttaagatcactgactgttcttccagaggtcctgagttctgttcacagcaaccacatggtgactcccaaccatctgtaatgggatcccatgccctcttctggtgtgtctgaagagacagcgacagtgtactcacacacagaaaataagtaaattaattaattaaaaattaaaagaaatgatttCTTCCACAAGTTCTCTCAGTTATTACAACAGAAAGTAGCTACACTCACAGACAGCCACAGTCCAGCTTCCACCATATGCTCAAGCTGTCTAGAAGTTTCCAGCATAGATTAGAGAGAGCTGTGAGCCACCGGGTGGGTCCCGGCCTTATGGAAGGAAGAGCGGCCTGTGCTCTTCACCGATGAGttctctctccagtcccaaggaaCTTCTAAGTCCTAACTAGCATGTTAATGGTTAGTCAGATTTATTCCAAATATGTGTAGAAGAATTCCATACAACAATTGAAAAAGATAGATGTAACgtgaaaaaataaaatgccatCATTTAACGGTCACGTGCTTTTTGGACAGACACTGTTCTACACACAAtagtcttctccctccctctctctctctctctctctctctctctctctgtgtgtgtgtgtgtgtgtgtgtgtgtgtgtgtgagtgtgagtgtgagtgtgtgtgtatttatgcagTCATATACATGagcatgcaaaggccagagaacaCCCTAAAGTGTCATTCCTTGGGTGCCTTCTATCTTTTCTGTGTGTGAGCAAGCTGTGGTCTCCCACTCCCTGGAACTCCCATTGTAGATGAGGCTAGCTGGAGAGTGAGCCACAGAGGTCCTCTTGTGTCTGCCTCTCCAGAGCTAGCTTTACaaatgtgccaccatgtctggcttttttaCATGGCGTCTGGGGATCAAATTTGGGTCTCCGTCCTTGCAAGGCTGGTTTTTTACCGACTGCACTATGTCCATAGCCCTCATTTTTCTACTGTGTTTTGTAAGGGAATAGATAAAAATCAGGCTGCTAAATCCTGGATGTAACCTACTTTCCAAATGCCTGTTGATTTAGGATCTCACTTATTAACTTGAATTTGTTCCCGCCACCCTCACGCCATGGTTATTTATGTTTTCAAGCTCTCGTCTTTAATAACTTTCCTTGTCATTTGCTTGTGTTTAAAGAAAGAATGTTCAGGTAAGAGGTGAGTGTTGCTGTTTTTCAGAGCCCAACAGTTTCTGGAAGAAAGCTCACATTCTCGTCAATGGGTCACAGTTAGGAGAGGACTTTGTGGAGTTGCATAAACTTCTACAAAGGTCAGCTTTCCAAAATGCAAAACTCTATGGTCCTGACATTGGTCAACCTCGAGGGAAGACAGTTAAGCTGCTGAGAAGGTAGGAACCAGGATGCACAagttcttctcctcccctcctcctccccctcctcctctttcccttcccctctcctcctccttcccttcctcctccccctcctcctccacttactccttctttctcttcttgtgttttcttggtttttcaggacagggtttctctgtgtaactgggCCTGTTCTGGAACTGGTtatatagaccagggtggcttaGAACTTagcaattcacctgcctctgcctcctggattctgggattaaagatgtatgccaccaccacctggagccttcttattttttcaatgcttaaaaaaaatgtgtacttAAAATTAGCCCAGTGAATTGAGTTTAGATCGTCCCAATTTTGTTGACAACAGCCAAAGCGTTGTATGAAGAGGCAGTCAAGCGTGTGCCTTCTGTCAGGCCCAAGCAGGGGATTGCCACTGGCCAGTCTTGACGTCCTAGTCTCCTCTCAGCCTGTTTGATCCGACTCTTACTGGTCTTGACATAAACAGTGAGCAGGATTGTGCCGAAGGTTTCCATCTTTTCTGTGACTCGGAGGTCAGGGGGAACTAGGTGAGGGCAGAGGGGCCAAGCTTGTGCCTCCCGGAGATGCTGTCGCTGAAGGATTTGGATTGCCTCTGGAGCTCTGGAGCTGCAGGGTCTTGGGCTGTGGGAGGGGGTGATGTGCAGCTCCACTTTCGGTGGCCTTTACTTTAGCTTCAGCTCTGGGAGGGACAGGGGTCTCCTTCTTAGCTTTTGCTGCTCTCTTGGCAAGAAAGCAGAACCATTTTTCTTCCTGTGGAGAAACCCTAGTAGTCCACATATTAATAAACAGTCTGCTGCCTATTTATATGGTTTACCAAAAGAGGAAACACTGGCTTAAAATTCCAGGGATTCTGGAGCAAATGTCAAGTGAGATTAGGATGTGTGCGTTGCCTGAGACACATGCACGGCATAACCAGCCATCCTCAGGGAATAGGGCTCTTCTGAGGTACATGTCTGTTTGAGCGTAAGTGACCTCACCACAGAACGTTTCTTCTAGTTTCCTGAAGGCTGGCGGAGAAGTGATTGACTCTCTCACTTGGCATCAGTAAGTACTCACGTTACAATATCCCGTTATTACTGTCAGCTTCTTTAATACCCTCCCCATGCCCCAGCGATGTAATTATAGTGATGTTACAGATGGCAGCTGATGGGCTGGAGAgccagctcagcggttaagagcaccccTTGCTGTTTTTACAgcggacctgggtttggttcccggctctaccctctgtaactccatttccaagaGATCCAATAgccttctctggcttccaagggcactccacacatggtgcatataactcatacacacacacctttacacacaaaaattaaaaataagttggatgtggtggtgcacatctttaatctttgTACTCAggagatctctgtaagttcaagtccagcctggtctacatattgagttccaggccgACCAAGGCTACAaggtgagactttgtctcaaaataaataaacaaacaaataggtatttttaaaaaaaatagagatgcTTTTTCTggtggtttattttttttgttttaatttttttgagacacagtctctgtGCAGaccccctccttttcttttttttttcaaagatttatttattttatgtaaatatactatcactgtcttcagacataccagaagagggccctggataccattacagatggttgtgagccaccatgtggctggtgggaattgaactcaggacctttggaagagctgtcagtgttcttaacgactgagccatctctccagctcccccccctttcttttcttttttttttcttttttctttctttcttttcttctttcttccttccttccttcctttctttctttctttttctttttcttttttagacagggtttctgtgtgcaaccctggctggcctggaactcactctgtagttcatgCTAGCCTtagactcagagatccgcctgcctctgcctcccgagtgctgggatcaataGTGTGCACCATCATCTCTTGACAAGAGAATAAGAATTCTTAATTCTGAAAGAGTAATTACAGTTGTATTTATTGttaattttgccttttaaaagTTCAAGCAATAAACTGGCAGCATCTTGAGTGTCATTATGCAAAAAtttgaatattaatgaaaaatgaaatgttatGTTGTTTTAAATAATGTGGTAGTTCTTAGAAAGATCGAGGTCCCTGGCCAACTGAACCATGAGCTACAAAAGCAGGTAACACCAGTTGCTTGCCAAAAATGAGTAACCCTGAGCGCCTCTATTCTgcctgtctcttctttttttagggtttctctgtatagccctggctgtcctggaactcactctgtagactaggctggcctcgaactcagaaatccacctgcctctgcctcccaagtgctgggattaaaggcgtgcgccaccactgcccggctgcctgTCTCTTCTTAAGGCAGAAGAGCTGACGTATAGTTATTAGGACAAAGTAGTCCCTTTCCCGTGTTAGTTCCTCTCTGGAAGAACTTCCTCCTCTTTAAATAATAATGATGGGAAAGAGTATGAGGAAGATCAAGGTTCACAACTGACTTAACAGCAGGGAGtaacttgtaattttttttctgaataatttagCTACTACTTGAATGGACGTGTTGCTACCAAAGAAGATTTTCTGAGCTCTGATGTGCTGGACACTTTTATTCTATCTGTGCAAAAAATTCTGAAGGTAATAGTCTTTCTGAATTTTTCATGCCACACCAGTCTCTATGATATGGTCTAATGATGTCTATGGATATGTGTATTAACATACTGTTTCCTAATTTAGAGAGCAAGCACTGTGTCTTATTCCGTGGTTTCCTCCTAAGTGTTAGATCTCATTTAGTTGTGATGATTAGAAATCAAAATACTTGTGGTGGCCTTTCAGTAGACTTAACTGTTATAGACCGTATTTATTCATCTTCCCTTCGTACCTTAGTAAGCCCGGAAAAGTTAAGGATGGAGACCTGAGTGTGACTCATAGGACAGATGAGCCTGGAAACGCCGCTGTCCACTCAGCACCGGGGTGACTGACCTGTTTCCCATGGCCTTGTCCCTCAGGTCACTAAGGAGATGACACCTGGCAAGAAGGTCTGGCTGGGGGAGACGAGCTCTGCGTTCGGCGGCGGGGCGCCCTTGCTGTCCAACACCTTCGCAGCTGGCTTCATGTGAGTGGGACTGTGAGAGTGAGACTGTGCGGCCTCCGGCTCAGGGTCCAGCTCTTCCGCATCCACCAACGGTGGCCAAACCCCATCAAATACAGTTTCTGAGGGAGAGCCCTAAAACTGTGCGCCAAGGACTTAGGAAAAAAAGTGgttttccaggctggagagatggctcagtggttaggaatgcTGGCTGCACATACAGACCtggggttcaagtcccagcacccacatggtaactcGGTTTTAGGAAATGCAGTAcagtctccatgggcaccaggtgtGCCCACGCTGCACAGACCTGCATGTAGGAAAGAACACTAATACACTCTTCTCGAAGGTTTGCTAAACCTTGTTGGACACCTTTAATGGCTGTCCCCAGCCAACCGTTGCAAACAcgtataaagttttttttttttttttaatcaagtttggctgggcatgatggcacgtGTTTGGAATTCTAGCTACTTAGGAAGCTTGAGCTGGAGGATTGCATGTTCAAGACCTGATTGGACTACTGAGTGAGTTCACGGCCAGGCTGAACACTAAGgggtcttgtctcaaaataaaaacacaaaatgaggTCTGAAGATATAAGTCAGTGATAGAGAGCTTGCTAGAGTGTTCACAGGCCCTGCACTTCAGTGTTCGTGAGGGCACAGGGAACTGAGAAGAAGACGGAGTTGGCCATTCGCGGAGGATGTGGGGGAGATGATCCTTAGCGGTCTGGTCGTGGTTCTGTGTGGCTGGTGTTTGACGTCACTGTTGATGGCTAtcccttccccccccacacacaccccttccccacATTGAGACCACTAGATAAGGAGCTGTCTGCAGGACGGGAGAATTTAATTCTACTCTGTACAAGTTGTCTTGCCCTCGAGGAAACTCCTCCAGCCTATGAACTTCACTCGAGGTGGAGCACGTGATCGCATGGGAGGGCATAGGCAGCTGCCACCATCTCATTTGAACTTATTTTCAATTAATGCCATTCTTACGGTTTCCTGCCAATTCCTTCCACCTGGATGAGCAAATCTCCATGTAATTAGAATGCAATGGTTTTGTTCTCCCATCTGAAGAGCTCTCCTGTCACTCTGTCCCAGGTGGCTGGATAAACTGGGCCTATCGGCCCAGATGGGCATAGAAGTCGTGATGAGGCAGGTGTTCTTCGGAGCAGGCAACTACCACTTAGTGGATGCAAACTTCGAGCCCTTACCTGTAAGTGACctttctctcctgtgtctgtgaGTAGAGGGAAGTCCGGCTGGTACTGGCCTCCTGCGGAGTCAGTGACCTCAGTGAAGACCCACACGTGGCTGGGAGGACCCTTTTGGAggtttctcccctttcttttttctttttttgtgactcaagaacaaaaattaaaaatcattaattatttttaaaatattgtccaaaaataaaagcaaaaaagctgggtggtggtaatCCCaatcctcaggaggcagaggcagggggatctctgtgagttcaaggctaacgtggtctacagagtgagttccaggacagccaaggctacacctgtcttgaaaaacaaacaaaacctacttGGAGTATGGTGGAATGAATGTTTTGCAATTTTAGCAAGTCAAAGCTAAAATCGCTATCCCGGGACTGCAGGAtagctcagtggggaaaggtgcttattgcattttgatttttgttttgttttgttttgttttgtttttgagagaagaACTCTCTATTAtgcagctcaggctgtcctggaactcactatataccTCAGGCTGGCCATGGTCTCACAGAGATTccccctgcctccgcctcccaggagctggggttaaaggcatgtaccaccacacttggTCCCTTTACTGCACTTGGATCCGTAGAGACTATGAGAAGCCTAGCGCAGCAGGGTCATCTGTGATCCCAGAGCTCGTGTGAGGAGATGGGACATGGACTCAGAAGTCCGGGAAGTTTCAAGGCCAGATATGCTGGTTTATCTGGTAACAAGCAGAGAGACCAACAAGAAAGGTTGTTCACACTGACTTACATACAAGCTATGGCAaacaacatgcatacacacacacacacacacacactcgaggAGGGGGTAGGGAGGGGGAGAATGCTATCCTAGTTACTAGCAAAGATTCAGAACTCATTATGATATCCAGGCGTGGTGACTCCTGCCAATAATtccacttgagaggctgaggcaggagaatcaccatgagttcaaggccatccaggTTACACAGTATgtttcaagccagcctgggcaacagagtaAAAGTTTGTGTCTCAACAACAGAGACAACAAATTATGTTATTAAGTCGTGACGTTTGTCTAACTTTACAACAGGCCAGggttatgtatttgttttaaaaacaccATCCTAATAATTAACTATTTTATCCACAATCTTCCAGATTTGAGCCAGgtatgctggcacatgcctttaataccagctgGTAGcagccggcctggtctacatagtgagttccaatcCAGTAAagagctatatagtgaaaccctgtctcataaaatttttttacatgtgtatatatgtacatatatgatcaTCTTcaagctattatgaataaaattctatttttaccTATCTCATACTGTATTTGATGCTAAATGAGGAAATTTAGCCTTTTATCCAAAGTTCTACCTTGTGTGAGTTCTGTGAGTGTGTTATGACTgtgattgagtgtgtgtgtgtgtgtttgtgtgtgtgtgcatctaaaACTTAAGGTATAATAGCCATTGCCCTAAGAAGTGTGGCGTTGATTGTCTTACCCTCTATCAGTGGAAGCCAAGTGcagtgcacgcctgtgatccccactggccagaggaagaagaaactcagacattcagggccagcctcagctacatagtttGAAGCCAGCCCAAGTTACATGATCCTATCtttcaaaaaacagaaaataaataattaaacatgTAAAATGACATTTGAAGATTTGTTTCCTGAGGGTATTTATTTTAATGgtacagttttaaaaaatgttttaaattttttattttgtgtctgggCGTTTTGCCTACATTTATGTGCGGGCTGAGCTTTCATACGCAGTGATCTTAGAGCCAGGAGAGGGCTTCGCTTCCCCGAAACTGGAGTAACAGAGTTCTGAGTATAATCACTGTGTAGGTTCTACAATCTGAACCCTAGTCCTTCGGgcgaacagccagtgctcttaactgctgagtcacctctccagcccttctaaGAATGCTTCTTAAGAGAATGATTTGAATATATCTATCCAACATTTCAGTTTCCTTGTCGAAAGTAGTATAATAGTTGATTTATTCTGATCAAAAATATCTGGGGTAATTGTCACACTGGTATATGATAGCTGTGTAGTTGACCCTAGCTTGTTAAgatacaaatgagaaaataacCAGAGATCTGTTTTCGGTTCCTCCCCGCTAATGAACTAGGATTACTGGCTCTCTCTTCTGTTCAAGAAACTGGTTGGTCCCAAGGTGTTAAGGTCAATAGTGAAAGGCCCAGACAGAGGCAAACTCCGAGCGTATCTCCACTGCACTAACGCCTATCAGTAAGTATGGGACATCCTTCTCCAGCGGCAATCTGGACTGGGGAGGTGCGTAACTTCGGGTACAGCCCTCCAATTGGCTCCTCGCTCTGTGGTGGAGGGGACCCGTGTCATGTTCATGATAGCAGGATCTAACGTCAAAAAATTGCTAGCAGGGCTGACCACGCGGCTCCACTGCGATGTGCTCCGTGGAAGCATGGGGGCCTGCGTTAATATCCAGCGTCCGTGTAGAAAAAGCTGGATGTAGCCACGtaggcctgtaatcacagcagatttgcatatgtgtgcatgtgtgcgtgcgcatgcgcgcgcgcgcacacacacacacacacacacacacacacacacacttgcttaaatgggggctgaagagatggctcagcagttaagagcactcgctgaaGACCCAGGTTCGGTACCCACACAAGCAACTTAAAAACTGTTTATAACTTCGTTCTAGGGCATGGAACACTCTGGCTGGCCCCAGCAGACACCAggcagacactcatacacataaataagtttctaaaaataaaaaaaaaaaaaaacaagcctggcagtggtgacacacacatttaatctcaacatttgagaagcagaggcaggcgaatcctTAACATGCACCAGCCTGTTGTACCGAGCAgattccaggcagccagggctcggagaaactttgtctcaaaaaaaccaaaataggtaagattaaaaaaaaaaaaaaaaaaaaaaaaaaaaaaaaaaaagcttaaatatCAGCATTTACAGCCCAGCAAAGATTCACAGTTATAAAAGATTTTAACCGTTACAACCTATAACAAAAATATCCTGACGTTTTCAGGAATGGACACAAGTAAAATATCACCACATTCAGACAAACAATCGATTCCTCGAAAGGAGTATGAGGCTTAATATCATGGCTGATAGGCTAACGCTAGCCCCAAAGCACTTACCAGTTTCCATTTCTGGTGACAGGGTACTGTCTGAAGAGGGAAGTCCGCAGTAAGAAAGGAATCGTTGAAATGCAAGAATTCTGAAAAAGTCAGcagatttagtttttgttttgtttggaatgGAGTCTTACCAGATAGTGTTGACTGgcttggaatttgctatgtaaacCAAGCCCTTGAACtgagatctctctgcctctgcctctgcctcccaccctctCTGAGTAAGGGCATGAACCACCATGATTTACCTTtgtttgtcttaattttttttttattttttgtgtccTTGTATATGGGCATGTTCACATGTGGGGTGCACGTGTGTATTCCCGGGTGTGCATAtacgtacatgtgtgtgcatgcacatagaaGCCAGCATTCTCAGGGGCCCTTCCTCACCGGCCATCTACCTTTTGTTAGGGAAGGATCACTCATGGGTTGGGAACTTTGGCAAGTTTGTTAGGCTAGCGGGTCAGCAGGCTGGAGGGGGTCACGTCTCTATGTCCCTTCTCACCATCAGCTAGGACAAACATGAGCCGCCTTGTCCAGCCTTTTACATGATTTCTGGAGCTTAAGCAAGCATCTTACTAGCTGACCCATCTCCCAGCCCTGTCTcagtcttattatttttatttatttatttatcatatgtatgtgattacactgtagctgtcttcagacacaccagaagagggtgtcagatcccattacagatggttgtgagccaccttgtggttgctgggaattgaactcaggacctttggaagagcagtcagtgctcttaaccactgagccatctctccagccttcagtcTCATTATCTTTAGTTTATAAGTATGGCATTTGCCTGCATATGTTTGTATACCGTGTGTGTGCTTGGTGCAGAAGAGAGAGCATCagctctgaaactggagttatgacAGTTGTGGACTGTTACGTTGGagactgaaccctggtcctctagaagaacaagtAGTGCTCTAACCAGACTCCTGTTCAGTCTTTTTATAAGACTAGTAATAGCTcttatttatatagtttataaAGAATCCACATGAGTAGATCTTATTATTATTAAACCTtcctatatataaaaatatacggCCTGGCTATGGGCCTCTGAGCTTTACTCCGTGTAGTGAAGGACGAAGTGGCCTGTCTCGGGAGGTGCTGCTGTGGAGAGCAGTGCTTTTCTTGTTTCCAGAACAGGGCCTTTCCTAGGATGACGTATGGTCTAACGTCTTCCTAGGAAAGGATGCTAATAGGTCCCACCCACTTTGTGAATACGGCACTCAGTGTCTGCTCACATGCGTGTTCAGGTTCTTTATCGTATGTATCAGACAAATCCGTGACTGAATCGACCTGTTT from Apodemus sylvaticus chromosome 11, mApoSyl1.1, whole genome shotgun sequence includes these protein-coding regions:
- the Hpse gene encoding heparanase isoform X1 translates to MLRLLLLGLWGPLGALTQGTPEGTAPAEDVVELEFYTKQPLRSVSPSFLSITIDASLATDPRFLTFLGSPRLRALARGLSPAYLRFGGTKTDFLIFDPDKEPTSEESSYWKSQVNHDICRSEPVSAGVLRKLQVDWPFQELLLLREQYQREFKNSTYSRSSVDMLYSFAKCSRLDLIFGLNALLRTPDLRWNSSNAQLLLNYCSSKGYNISWELGNEPNSFWKKAHILVNGSQLGEDFVELHKLLQRSAFQNAKLYGPDIGQPRGKTVKLLRSFLKAGGEVIDSLTWHHYYLNGRVATKEDFLSSDVLDTFILSVQKILKVTKEMTPGKKVWLGETSSAFGGGAPLLSNTFAAGFMWLDKLGLSAQMGIEVVMRQVFFGAGNYHLVDANFEPLPDYWLSLLFKKLVGPKVLRSIVKGPDRGKLRAYLHCTNAYHPRYQEGDLTLYVLNLHNVTKHLKLPSPLFSKPVDKYLLKPSGPDGLLSKSVQLNGQTLKMVDEQTLPALTEKPLPAGSSLNMPAFSYGFFVIRNAKIAACI